TGGAACGTCAACGCCATCTTTTACGGCGGCGCCTTCGCCACCGAGATGGAGCTGGCCGCCAAGAAACAGGCGGAGCAGGAGACGGCGCCGGCCAGCGTGGTCAATCTGTCGGAGCGCCGGGCCAGCCGCCGGTCTCGATCATAAGACGCAAAAACCCGTCCGCCTCTTCGATGGCGACGACCTTTCCGCCCTTCTGAGACATCAGAAAAGGCACGTCGATTCGGGCCATCGGGTCGGTCGCCAGCAGGACGAAGCGGGCGGCGGGGGCCGCCTCCTGCATCGCCTTCATCAATTTCAGGCTGGGGACGGGGCAGCGATGGCCGCGCGCATCGACGACGACGGGGACGCTCACCCCAGTCGATCCGCCAGCAGGTCCAGCGCCACGCGCACACTGGCCAGGCGCACGGCGTCGCGGCCGATGTCGCCGAACCGCATCTCTCGGTGGACGACGCCCGATGGGCCGTAAGCCGCGAAATGGACCAGGCCGACGGGCTTCTCAGCCGATCCGCCGCCGGGACCGGCAACGCCTGTGACCGAGACCGACACCTGCGCCCTGGAATGCGCGACAGCGCCCGCCGCCATGGCGCGGGCCGTCGCCTCCGACACCGCGCCGTGGCGGGACAGCGTCTCTTCGGGCACGCCCAGCATCTGCATCTTGGCGGCGTTGCTGTAGGTGACGAAGCCGCGATCCAGGGCGGCGGACGATCCGGGAAC
Above is a genomic segment from Candidatus Brevundimonas colombiensis containing:
- a CDS encoding CinA family protein, with product MFPEDIQRLAQQIVATAAERGLMAATAESCTGGLVAAALTAVPGSSAALDRGFVTYSNAAKMQMLGVPEETLSRHGAVSEATARAMAAGAVAHSRAQVSVSVTGVAGPGGGSAEKPVGLVHFAAYGPSGVVHREMRFGDIGRDAVRLASVRVALDLLADRLG
- a CDS encoding sulfurtransferase TusA family protein, yielding MSVPVVVDARGHRCPVPSLKLMKAMQEAAPAARFVLLATDPMARIDVPFLMSQKGGKVVAIEEADGFLRLMIETGGWPGAPTD